The proteins below are encoded in one region of Sphingobium yanoikuyae:
- the hemE gene encoding uroporphyrinogen decarboxylase, with amino-acid sequence MTGPDAHAGAVSAKPLLSVLRGAVPPVPPMWLMRQAGRYLPEYRALRADKGGFLELVYDSAAAAEVTLQPLRRFGFDGAILFSDILIVPYAMGQDLWFEAGEGPRLAPILAETDLSALKPDFSRYEAVYETVRQVKAALDPSVTFLGFAGSPWTIATYMVAGQGSKDQGAARRMAYQQPDRFAALIDAIVDATVIYLSGQIEAGVEAVQLFDSWAGSLAPLQFERWVIEPNAAIVRKLKALHPDIPVIGFPKGAGAKLPAYAIGTGVDAVGVDETVDPHWANQALPAGLPVQGNLDPLALIAGGQAVEQAVDNLRAAFAGRPHIFNLGHGILPDTPIAHVEALIAYVRGTETR; translated from the coding sequence ATGACGGGTCCCGACGCTCACGCCGGCGCAGTCAGCGCCAAGCCGCTCCTTTCCGTATTGCGCGGCGCGGTGCCGCCCGTCCCGCCGATGTGGCTCATGCGCCAGGCTGGCCGCTATCTGCCGGAATATCGCGCACTCCGGGCCGACAAGGGCGGCTTCCTCGAACTGGTCTATGACAGCGCCGCTGCGGCAGAGGTCACGCTTCAGCCGCTGCGCCGCTTCGGCTTCGACGGCGCCATCCTCTTTTCCGACATATTGATCGTCCCCTATGCGATGGGACAGGATCTCTGGTTCGAGGCCGGTGAAGGCCCGCGTCTCGCCCCGATCCTGGCGGAGACCGACCTGTCGGCGCTGAAACCCGATTTCAGCCGCTATGAGGCTGTGTATGAAACGGTCCGGCAGGTGAAGGCTGCGCTGGACCCGTCGGTGACCTTCCTGGGCTTTGCAGGCAGTCCCTGGACGATCGCCACCTATATGGTCGCGGGACAGGGCAGCAAGGACCAGGGCGCCGCGCGTCGCATGGCTTATCAACAGCCCGATCGCTTCGCCGCGCTGATCGACGCGATCGTCGATGCCACCGTCATCTATCTCTCTGGCCAGATCGAAGCCGGCGTGGAAGCGGTGCAATTGTTCGACAGCTGGGCCGGCAGCCTCGCCCCGCTCCAGTTCGAACGCTGGGTGATAGAGCCCAATGCCGCGATCGTCCGCAAATTGAAGGCGCTCCATCCCGACATTCCGGTGATCGGCTTTCCCAAGGGCGCCGGCGCGAAACTGCCGGCTTATGCGATCGGCACCGGCGTCGATGCGGTGGGTGTGGATGAAACGGTCGACCCGCATTGGGCCAACCAGGCGCTGCCCGCCGGGCTTCCGGTGCAGGGCAATCTCGATCCGCTGGCGCTGATTGCCGGCGGTCAGGCGGTGGAACAGGCTGTGGATAACTTGCGCGCCGCCTTTGCCGGCCGGCCCCATATCTTCAACCTGGGCCATGGCATATTACCCGATACGCCGATCGCCCATGTCGAGGCGCTGATCGCCTATGTGCGCGGAACGGAGACACGCTGA
- a CDS encoding CopD family protein — MPYLGAAYLWVKAAHVIFVIFLMAGLFMMPRFFVYHQETLPGSAEDQRWIERETRLLKIILNPSLILTWVFGLMLMVEIGAWHFGWFHLKLLFVLALSGYHGWIASYAKKLARGQRSLADKQLRMLNEVPGIAAAVIVIMVIVRPF; from the coding sequence ATGCCCTATCTCGGCGCCGCCTATCTGTGGGTGAAGGCCGCCCATGTCATCTTCGTCATCTTCCTGATGGCGGGACTGTTCATGATGCCGCGCTTCTTCGTCTATCATCAGGAAACCCTGCCGGGCTCGGCGGAGGACCAGCGCTGGATCGAGCGTGAGACGCGCCTGCTCAAGATCATCCTCAACCCGTCGCTGATCCTTACCTGGGTCTTCGGCCTGATGCTGATGGTGGAAATCGGCGCCTGGCATTTCGGCTGGTTCCACCTGAAGCTGCTCTTCGTCCTGGCACTGTCGGGCTATCATGGCTGGATCGCCAGCTATGCGAAGAAACTTGCGCGCGGTCAGCGCAGTCTTGCCGACAAGCAGTTGCGCATGCTGAACGAAGTGCCCGGCATCGCCGCGGCGGTGATCGTCATCATGGTGATCGTCCGCCCCTTCTGA
- the panC gene encoding pantoate--beta-alanine ligase, whose product MQILRDLPALRAAVAALKSDGKTLALVPTMGALHDGHMALVEEARRHGRHVVVSIFVNPRQFGPNEDLDAYPRREAKDAQLLQAAGVDILWAPSVEVMYPAGYATNIRVSGVSEGLDGAARPGHFDGVATVVTKLFNQVAPDVAIFGEKDYQQLAVIRRMVADTNLDIEIIGMPTQRAEDGLALSSRNAYLSEQERKDALALPRALGEAKRQIEKGEPVEAALARAIATLATHGFDPIDYVTLCDADSLEPIATLDRPARLLGAAKLGKTRLIDNIAVDPA is encoded by the coding sequence GTGCAAATTCTCCGTGACCTTCCCGCCCTGCGTGCCGCCGTCGCCGCGCTGAAGTCCGACGGAAAGACGCTGGCGCTGGTCCCCACCATGGGGGCGCTGCATGACGGGCATATGGCGCTGGTCGAGGAAGCGCGCCGCCATGGCCGGCATGTCGTGGTGTCGATCTTCGTCAATCCGCGCCAGTTCGGCCCGAACGAGGATCTGGACGCCTATCCCCGGCGCGAGGCGAAGGATGCGCAGCTGTTACAGGCCGCCGGCGTGGACATCCTGTGGGCGCCAAGCGTGGAAGTCATGTATCCGGCCGGCTATGCCACCAATATCCGGGTGTCGGGGGTGAGCGAAGGGCTGGATGGCGCGGCGCGGCCGGGCCATTTCGATGGTGTCGCCACGGTCGTCACCAAGCTGTTCAACCAGGTCGCGCCCGATGTCGCGATCTTTGGCGAGAAGGATTATCAGCAGCTCGCCGTGATCCGCCGCATGGTTGCCGACACCAATCTGGACATCGAGATCATCGGCATGCCGACCCAGCGGGCCGAGGATGGTTTGGCGCTGTCGTCGCGCAACGCGTATCTCAGCGAACAGGAGCGCAAGGATGCGCTGGCGCTGCCGCGCGCGCTGGGTGAGGCGAAGCGCCAGATCGAGAAGGGCGAGCCGGTCGAGGCGGCACTGGCCAGGGCAATCGCCACGCTGGCGACCCATGGTTTCGACCCGATCGACTATGTGACCCTGTGCGACGCAGACAGCCTGGAGCCGATCGCAACGCTCGACCGTCCGGCACGGCTGCTGGGCGCTGCGAAGCTGGGCAAGACCCGGCTGATCGACAATATCGCGGTCGATCCGGCCTAA
- a CDS encoding division plane positioning ATPase MipZ, translated as MANAQTHLIVFANEKGGTGKSTTAVHTAIALTALGHSVGLIDLDPRQRTVTRYMENRAETARRRGIDLSAPDFAVFQGDNVAALDEQAAAVAEGKDFLIVDTPGRDDDFARHMAARANTLVTPMNDSFVDFDLIGQVDAETFRVRRLSFYSELIFEARKSRAKADGVSIDWVVLRNRVQHHDARNKKRVGDALMELSRRVGFRVIPGLSERVIFRELFPSGLTLLDKGHLGDLGISHIAARQELREMVAGLALPTGDHAASVDMLGAA; from the coding sequence ATGGCGAACGCGCAAACGCACCTCATCGTCTTCGCCAATGAAAAGGGCGGAACCGGCAAGTCGACGACCGCCGTCCACACGGCGATCGCGCTGACTGCGCTCGGCCATAGCGTCGGCCTGATCGATCTCGACCCGCGCCAGCGCACCGTCACCCGCTATATGGAAAACCGCGCCGAAACCGCGCGCCGCCGCGGCATCGATCTGTCGGCACCCGACTTTGCGGTGTTTCAGGGCGACAATGTCGCCGCACTCGACGAACAGGCGGCGGCGGTTGCGGAGGGCAAGGATTTCCTGATCGTCGACACGCCCGGCCGCGACGATGATTTCGCCCGGCACATGGCAGCCCGCGCCAACACGCTGGTCACGCCGATGAACGACAGTTTCGTCGATTTCGACCTGATCGGCCAGGTCGATGCCGAAACCTTCCGGGTGCGTCGCCTGTCCTTCTATTCCGAACTCATCTTCGAAGCACGCAAGTCGCGGGCCAAGGCCGATGGCGTGTCGATCGACTGGGTGGTGCTGCGCAACCGCGTCCAGCATCATGATGCCCGCAACAAGAAGCGCGTCGGCGATGCGCTGATGGAATTGTCGCGCCGGGTCGGCTTCCGCGTCATTCCCGGATTGTCGGAACGCGTCATCTTCCGTGAACTCTTCCCCTCGGGCCTGACCCTGCTCGACAAGGGGCATCTGGGCGACCTGGGCATCAGCCATATCGCCGCGCGCCAGGAATTGCGTGAGATGGTGGCCGGATTGGCCTTGCCGACCGGCGATCATGCCGCGTCCGTGGACATGCTCGGCGCCGCCTGA
- a CDS encoding J domain-containing protein — translation MGLIALVLIGLAGWLIWTGRLQRMSTKDGMALGAALVGAVLAAKGKPALGAPILLGTALFFASQGKAKKGANRARRKAAPPVQTDRADVEGARALLGLSADARATDIRAAHRRLIASVHPDKGGTEALAAQINAARDLLLADLAERDRPSAG, via the coding sequence ATGGGGCTGATCGCGCTGGTGCTGATCGGCCTGGCGGGCTGGCTCATCTGGACCGGGAGATTGCAGCGCATGTCGACCAAGGATGGCATGGCATTGGGGGCGGCGCTGGTCGGCGCAGTGCTGGCGGCCAAGGGCAAGCCGGCGCTCGGTGCGCCAATCCTGCTGGGCACGGCCCTCTTCTTCGCGTCGCAGGGCAAGGCGAAGAAGGGCGCTAACCGCGCCAGGCGCAAGGCTGCGCCGCCGGTGCAGACTGACAGGGCCGACGTGGAGGGCGCCCGCGCCCTGCTCGGTCTGTCGGCGGATGCCCGCGCGACCGATATCCGCGCCGCACATCGCCGCCTGATCGCCTCGGTCCATCCCGACAAGGGTGGAACCGAAGCGCTGGCTGCCCAGATCAATGCCGCGCGCGACCTGCTGCTCGCCGACCTTGCCGAGCGGGATCGTCCGTCCGCCGGCTGA
- the pgmG gene encoding phosphoglucomutase/phosphomannomutase PgmG: MAHRFHPTLLREYDMRGVVGPMLGEADGYALGRSFATWVRRVGGSAVAVGYDGRLSSPMLEGALVRGLTDSGVDVLRVGLGPTPMLYYAEAELDVAGAIQVTGSHNPADQNGFKLVLDHAPFHGEAIQQLGAMAAAGDWLAGEGRVRDVDIMPAYVERLVRDFDGAAWRIGWDAGNGAAGPVVEKLVQLLPGEHHLLFTDVDGNFPNHHPDPTEEANLADLRSLVLSRKLDFGVAFDGDGDRIGVVDGLGRIIWGDQLLGLFAQVVLKDRPGAPIVADVKASQALFDEIARLGGEPVLWKTGHSHIKSKMKQIGSPLGGEMTGHIMFADDFYGFDDGLYAAVRLIRAAARLRRTVTDLRGDMVEMVNTPEIRIAVPEDRKFAIIEDLRDRLVASGAIVESIDGARVRTVDGWWLLRASNTQNALTARAEASDAAGLARLLAEIESHLRDSGVDQRLQAAK; the protein is encoded by the coding sequence ATGGCCCATCGCTTCCATCCGACCCTGCTGCGCGAATATGATATGCGCGGCGTTGTTGGCCCGATGCTCGGGGAAGCGGACGGCTATGCGCTGGGACGCAGCTTCGCGACCTGGGTGCGGCGCGTCGGCGGATCAGCGGTCGCGGTCGGCTATGACGGGCGGCTGAGTTCGCCCATGCTGGAGGGCGCGCTGGTGCGCGGCCTCACCGACAGCGGCGTCGATGTGCTGCGCGTTGGCCTAGGTCCCACGCCGATGCTCTATTATGCCGAGGCCGAACTGGACGTGGCGGGCGCCATCCAGGTGACCGGCAGCCATAATCCCGCAGATCAGAATGGTTTCAAGCTGGTCCTGGATCATGCGCCCTTTCATGGCGAGGCGATCCAGCAGCTCGGCGCGATGGCGGCGGCCGGCGACTGGCTGGCGGGCGAAGGCCGGGTGCGCGATGTCGATATCATGCCGGCCTATGTCGAACGGCTGGTGCGCGATTTTGACGGCGCCGCCTGGCGGATCGGCTGGGACGCGGGAAACGGCGCCGCAGGACCGGTCGTGGAGAAGCTGGTGCAACTCCTGCCGGGTGAGCATCATCTGCTCTTCACCGATGTAGACGGCAATTTTCCCAACCATCATCCTGATCCTACCGAAGAAGCGAATCTGGCCGATCTTCGTTCCCTTGTCCTCTCCAGGAAGCTCGATTTCGGTGTGGCTTTCGATGGCGATGGCGACCGGATCGGCGTGGTCGATGGCCTGGGCCGGATCATCTGGGGGGACCAGCTGCTCGGCCTGTTCGCGCAGGTCGTGCTGAAGGATCGTCCCGGCGCCCCGATCGTCGCAGATGTGAAGGCCAGCCAGGCCCTGTTCGACGAGATTGCGCGGCTGGGCGGTGAGCCGGTGCTGTGGAAGACCGGGCACAGCCATATCAAGTCCAAAATGAAGCAGATTGGCAGTCCACTGGGTGGCGAGATGACCGGCCACATCATGTTTGCCGATGATTTTTACGGTTTTGATGATGGACTCTATGCCGCCGTTCGCCTGATCCGCGCGGCTGCGCGGTTGCGCCGCACCGTCACCGACCTGCGCGGTGACATGGTCGAAATGGTCAACACCCCGGAAATCCGCATTGCCGTGCCGGAAGACCGCAAGTTCGCGATCATCGAAGACCTGCGCGATCGCCTGGTTGCATCCGGCGCAATCGTGGAATCGATCGATGGCGCTCGCGTCCGCACTGTCGATGGCTGGTGGCTGCTGCGCGCGTCCAACACCCAGAATGCGCTGACCGCGCGGGCGGAGGCGTCGGATGCTGCGGGATTGGCGCGCCTGCTGGCCGAAATCGAATCCCATTTGCGTGATTCGGGCGTCGATCAGCGATTGCAAGCGGCGAAATAG
- a CDS encoding OmpP1/FadL family transporter, protein MSLRRRILPTILLTGAIVAPMPALAGGFYLQEQSPVETGRAMAGGAAAGDDPSTIYFNPAAMTQLSGVQVSAGVNALMASAHQTNRGSYRSVPGSTARVPVTGNDGGQPFESVIPVPNFYASAQVTDRLWLGLGVNAPFGLKLEYDDGFFGRYDSIYTDLKTYNIQPSAAFKLNDNFSIGGGVDVQYVKANLTNALPQVSPLVTTDGFTKLKGDDWTVGWNAGLFYTNGTTNVGVHYRSGINHKLKGTQTISGLVTPLSAANGEFDASAPLDLPDIVTVSFMHKLTPNLRAMITGKWYGWSSFKGIEVTSATGTTNKELDYKDSYSVSLGGEYDFSPAFTLRAGTMFDRSPTNPQHLTTRVPDGDRVWLTGGATWNISPAFALNVAYAHTWVEKANIIRPDSYFPSPATVTATTLAQTSGNADQVAASLTARF, encoded by the coding sequence ATGTCCCTTCGCCGTCGCATTCTTCCCACCATCCTGCTGACCGGCGCGATCGTCGCACCGATGCCGGCGCTGGCCGGTGGCTTCTATCTTCAGGAACAGTCGCCGGTGGAAACCGGCCGCGCCATGGCTGGCGGCGCCGCTGCAGGTGACGATCCCTCGACCATCTATTTCAACCCTGCCGCCATGACCCAGCTGTCGGGCGTCCAGGTTTCGGCCGGCGTCAACGCCCTGATGGCTTCCGCCCACCAGACCAACCGTGGCAGCTATCGCTCGGTCCCCGGTTCGACCGCCCGCGTGCCGGTGACTGGCAATGACGGTGGCCAGCCGTTCGAAAGCGTCATCCCGGTCCCCAATTTCTACGCTTCGGCGCAGGTCACCGACCGGCTGTGGCTGGGTCTGGGCGTCAACGCGCCCTTCGGCCTGAAGCTGGAATATGATGACGGTTTCTTCGGTCGCTATGACTCGATCTACACCGACCTCAAGACCTACAACATCCAGCCGTCTGCCGCGTTCAAGCTGAACGACAATTTCTCGATCGGCGGCGGCGTCGACGTGCAATATGTGAAGGCGAACCTGACCAACGCGCTGCCGCAGGTGTCACCGCTGGTCACCACCGACGGCTTCACCAAGCTGAAGGGCGACGACTGGACCGTCGGCTGGAACGCCGGCCTGTTCTACACCAACGGCACCACCAATGTCGGCGTCCACTATCGGTCGGGCATCAACCACAAGCTCAAGGGCACCCAGACCATTTCCGGCCTGGTGACGCCGCTCAGCGCCGCCAATGGCGAGTTCGATGCCTCGGCACCGCTGGACCTGCCCGATATCGTCACCGTGTCCTTCATGCACAAGCTGACGCCGAACCTGCGCGCGATGATCACCGGCAAATGGTATGGCTGGTCCAGCTTCAAGGGGATCGAGGTCACCTCGGCCACCGGCACCACCAACAAGGAACTGGATTACAAGGACAGCTACAGCGTCAGCCTGGGCGGCGAATATGATTTCAGCCCCGCCTTCACGCTGCGCGCCGGCACCATGTTCGACCGTTCGCCGACCAATCCGCAGCATCTGACCACCCGCGTGCCCGATGGCGACCGCGTGTGGCTGACGGGCGGCGCGACCTGGAATATCTCGCCGGCCTTCGCGCTGAACGTCGCCTACGCCCATACCTGGGTGGAAAAGGCGAACATCATCCGCCCGGACAGCTATTTCCCGTCGCCGGCCACCGTCACCGCCACGACCCTGGCGCAGACCAGCGGCAATGCGGACCAGGTTGCCGCATCGCTGACCGCGCGCTTCTAA
- the ispG gene encoding flavodoxin-dependent (E)-4-hydroxy-3-methylbut-2-enyl-diphosphate synthase, translated as MSEHNPGLRPWRDIARRQSRQIMVGNVPVGGGAPVTVQTMTNTLTHDVKATIDQIRRCEDAGVDIIRVSCPDEESTAALKQIVRAARVPIVADIHFHYKRALEAADAGAACLRINPGNIGSAARVKEVVDAAKANNCSIRIGVNAGSLERDLLEKYGEPCPEALVESALDHIKLLQDQDFHEYKVAVKASDVFLAVAAYMQLADAVDCPLHLGITEAGGLIGGTVKSAIGIGNLLWAGIGDTIRVSLSAEPEEEVRVGYEMLKTLGIRTRGVKVISCPSCARQGFDVIRTVQALEERLQHINTPLSLSVLGCVVNGPGEARETDIGLTGGGNGKHMVYLSGVTDHTIQDADMVDHIVRLVEAKAAEIEAAATDAGQVQAAE; from the coding sequence ATGTCCGAACATAATCCCGGCCTGCGCCCCTGGCGCGACATCGCCCGACGGCAGTCGCGGCAGATCATGGTCGGCAACGTCCCCGTGGGCGGCGGTGCGCCGGTCACGGTGCAGACCATGACCAACACGCTGACCCATGACGTCAAGGCGACGATCGACCAGATTCGTCGCTGCGAGGATGCCGGCGTCGACATCATCCGCGTGTCCTGCCCGGACGAGGAATCGACCGCGGCGCTGAAACAGATCGTCCGCGCCGCGCGCGTGCCGATCGTTGCCGACATCCATTTCCACTATAAGCGCGCGCTGGAAGCCGCCGATGCCGGTGCTGCCTGCCTGCGCATCAATCCCGGCAATATCGGTTCGGCCGCGCGGGTGAAGGAAGTGGTGGACGCCGCCAAGGCCAATAATTGCTCGATCCGCATCGGCGTCAACGCCGGTAGTCTGGAACGCGACCTGCTCGAAAAATATGGCGAGCCTTGCCCGGAAGCGCTGGTCGAAAGCGCGCTCGACCATATCAAGCTGCTGCAGGACCAGGATTTCCACGAATATAAGGTCGCGGTGAAGGCGAGCGACGTATTCCTGGCGGTCGCGGCCTATATGCAATTGGCCGATGCGGTCGATTGCCCGCTGCATCTGGGCATCACCGAAGCCGGCGGCCTGATCGGCGGCACGGTCAAGAGCGCGATCGGCATCGGCAATCTGCTCTGGGCCGGCATTGGCGACACGATCCGCGTCTCGCTCTCGGCCGAACCGGAAGAGGAAGTGCGGGTCGGCTATGAGATGCTCAAGACGCTCGGCATCCGCACCCGCGGCGTCAAGGTCATCTCCTGCCCCAGCTGCGCGCGGCAGGGCTTCGACGTGATCCGCACCGTCCAGGCGCTGGAGGAACGGCTGCAGCATATCAACACGCCGCTCTCGCTCTCGGTGCTGGGTTGCGTCGTCAACGGTCCGGGCGAAGCGCGCGAGACCGATATCGGCCTGACCGGCGGCGGCAATGGCAAGCATATGGTCTATCTGTCGGGCGTCACCGATCACACGATCCAGGATGCCGACATGGTCGACCATATCGTCAGGCTGGTCGAGGCCAAGGCGGCCGAGATCGAAGCGGCGGCAACCGACGCGGGACAGGTCCAGGCGGCGGAATGA
- a CDS encoding DMT family transporter: protein MDRPLSSPRSPSVLLPFLICCLGVALFSVMDAAMKGLSLSIGLYNALLWRAITGSLLGLVLMLATRQRWPNLSVLRLHLLRGVVVALMASFFFWAIMRLPLAEAIALSFIAPLIALYLAALLLKERIGRQAIGASLLGLVGVGVILSGRMRGDYDGDALMGAGAVLLSAMLFAWNLILQRQQAQLASPIEVAFFQHLVMLGVFAIGAPAWAIVPTGAAVPLVLLAAILAFTSLAALAWAYARAEAQRLIPVEYTAFVWAAIFGWLAFGEQLTLTTLAGALLIVAGCLIAARTKRADIAHVEAGAA, encoded by the coding sequence ATGGATCGTCCGCTTTCCTCTCCCCGCAGCCCGTCCGTGCTGCTGCCCTTCCTCATCTGCTGCCTTGGCGTCGCGCTCTTTTCGGTGATGGACGCGGCGATGAAGGGGCTCAGCCTCTCGATCGGCCTTTATAACGCGCTGCTCTGGCGCGCGATCACCGGCAGCCTGCTCGGGCTGGTCCTGATGCTCGCCACCCGCCAGCGCTGGCCCAACCTTTCCGTGCTGCGCCTGCATCTGCTGCGCGGCGTGGTGGTCGCGCTGATGGCCAGCTTCTTCTTCTGGGCGATCATGCGCCTGCCACTGGCCGAAGCCATTGCCCTCTCCTTCATCGCGCCGCTGATCGCGCTCTATCTGGCAGCGCTGCTGCTCAAGGAACGGATCGGGCGGCAGGCGATCGGCGCCTCGCTGCTTGGTCTGGTCGGGGTGGGCGTGATCCTGTCGGGGCGGATGCGCGGCGACTATGATGGCGATGCGCTGATGGGGGCGGGCGCGGTGCTGCTCTCGGCGATGCTGTTCGCCTGGAACCTGATCCTCCAGCGCCAGCAGGCCCAGCTTGCCTCGCCGATCGAGGTCGCCTTCTTCCAGCATCTGGTCATGCTGGGTGTGTTTGCGATCGGCGCGCCGGCCTGGGCGATCGTGCCGACCGGAGCGGCGGTGCCGCTGGTTCTGCTGGCCGCAATCCTGGCCTTCACCTCTCTCGCGGCGCTCGCCTGGGCCTATGCGCGTGCGGAGGCCCAGCGGCTGATCCCGGTCGAATATACCGCCTTCGTCTGGGCCGCGATCTTCGGTTGGCTGGCCTTTGGCGAGCAACTGACGCTTACTACCCTTGCCGGTGCCTTGTTGATCGTCGCCGGCTGCCTTATCGCCGCGCGCACGAAACGGGCGGATATCGCCCATGTGGAAGCGGGAGCGGCATGA
- a CDS encoding GNAT family N-acetyltransferase yields MSQVIIRDAQSTDIDTIANFILALADYEKLAHEVKADRETLARYLFGPRPMAEVLIAEHDGAPIGFALFFHNFSTFEGRPGLYLEDLFVLPEARGLGAGKALLARLARLAIARDCARLEWSVLDWNAPAIAFYRAIGARPMDEWTVQRVDGDALSALASHPAG; encoded by the coding sequence ATGAGCCAGGTCATCATCAGGGACGCGCAATCGACGGATATCGATACCATCGCGAATTTCATCCTGGCGCTCGCCGATTATGAGAAGCTGGCCCATGAAGTGAAGGCCGACCGCGAGACGCTGGCCCGCTATCTGTTCGGACCCCGGCCGATGGCGGAGGTGCTGATCGCCGAGCATGATGGCGCGCCGATCGGCTTTGCCCTCTTCTTCCACAATTTCTCGACCTTCGAGGGGCGTCCGGGCCTCTATCTGGAGGATCTGTTCGTCCTGCCTGAAGCGCGGGGGCTCGGCGCCGGCAAGGCGTTGCTCGCCCGTCTCGCCCGATTGGCGATCGCGCGCGACTGCGCCCGGCTCGAATGGTCGGTGCTCGACTGGAACGCGCCGGCGATCGCCTTCTACCGGGCGATCGGCGCCCGGCCGATGGACGAATGGACCGTGCAGCGCGTCGACGGCGATGCGCTCAGCGCCCTCGCATCGCATCCTGCAGGCTGA